The sequence cagacgatggagccaaacgcccgatcgtgcatcttcgggttttttttgtccattttattgtaaatattttttaatgtagctatacttacctaatataaccaaccatccacaatgtttgaaagtatttataatgtagctaacctatcctaaccgaccgcaaaatttaatgccacacaggtttatacaatgagatagaacgggggaaaaaaagcgagcacaaacttcggggaactttgggtgtggctctctcgtctgtgaaatgaaggcttcccatagTTTTTTCAGATCGACATCATAGATAGCGCTGCTGTGGTTAGCCAGTACTTTTCGTGCGTTCATAGAATACGTTGATAGGTACTTATAACTGAATAACAATCgaattgtatgaaataaattattgtttatcaaatgtgttttatttttgacgtgataacgtcttataaatcgatgaaccccagctgcacgcacgcacgaaaaagcatgactcattgtcacgtttccGCTGAGCCGAGCGTTGCGAGAACCggcccaaccaccgtgcgagtaaATCTTCTATAAAagcaaacaggttaaggcgggcttttaaaaagcagcaataaaaaaaattgatttatttgtccaattttgtcatttcaaattaacaatttattgacattgatttgatttcagttgatttctataactaattgttcgtgattatatttaaataaattatttaaattaaatttgcaaaaactgtaaataatatttgaaaattaaaaggtatgcaatttttcatcaatgttttcttatgacgttatcagtTGTGCTTAGGAGGGGGAtaggccagccatggcagcgattggcgccatgactatcTTCCCTCACTGaatattctagactaaaactagataagttgggccctgGTAAAACCctacatagacacagggaaaaccctgggtagGTACTTATATGCGGTACCTATCCAAAAaaattgcatgcattaatattgttacgatcgcgcttggctgcagtgcttggcgtcgccatgctcgttcggcctgtctgcgcccccttccacccgcatcctctccctggtatctcgtgtcatactatcctgaccttcgcagcgcgcatctgcctcagatcgagttacttaaaagaggccgcactgcggcataaaaggactcagacatgtttatcggcgcgttttgtgggaacccgatgcttgttgcgtttatcggcgttttttgagcagccgccgcgtccttcgacaggactcacgatgcgtttctgggcatttcgacggcgaaggtcgcgcgatatctcggagacatgcccgattgttctggacgggaacccaagggctatataaggaggtggggccgaccttcgagcGAGTAGAGAGTctgttcggagtgttcagtcgggagttctcccgcggcggagtttccgggcgatagtgccgcgggtgcggcagggtggcgaagtccttggacgaaggttccagggcagggagtgagtgagtggagtcgggagttttcccgcggagaagtttccgggcgatagagtcgcgggtgcggcggagtcccgagcgaagttgtgagcgaggagtcgagtgggatctcgacgaaggggaagtgcgtcggcggcggcggagtgcggcgatggagtcccgcggtggagacccacgaggggtgctgcggcgagagttacgTCAGAGGTGCgtcccagcgaggtgtgtggaactaGTGACGGGAATAGACATtactttaagtgtaattaattatttgccattttagaagattatttgtaagtgacataagcagtggcaataaataaaactgtgtgtgataaaaatctttaattgcgCTTTaatttacgaacccgcggtacaTCGTAACAATATCAAGCATGATTGTTACatggaaacagaaggatggttccggaagaagagttggacagagtagaaataaaaCCCCTACTAAGCAAAAGGGCCGGTAACCTTGGACATTGCTCTGTCCTCGCATATAATTatgtggcactggttgttttcgggggggggggggaaactcacCGGCGCGCCCCCGCACAGCCTGGACAACACCCGGGTGACGAGGTAGGGGCCGTTGTACGCCCACTGGCGGCCATCGAAGCGCGCCAGCAGCTCCCCCAGGCAGGACTGCGCCACCTCGCGGCCCACGCCGCGCGCGGAGAGCCCCAGCACGCAGTTGGAGACGAGGCCGTCGCTCTCGGCAACCGCGAAGTCCCACCCCAGCCCGGCGAGCGGTCTGCGAGGGGAACAGCCCTCCCTGCCTCAGACAGGATTGTCTACGacatgacagttctaagttacgacttTCCAAGTTATGACTgtttaagttatgactttctaagtaaTGACTTTCTAAGTAATGACtgtctaagttatgattttctaagtcaTAGCTTTCTTTATTTATGACTTTCTTAAGTATGACTTTCTAAGTCATGACTTTCTAAGttgaagtatcgtgaaggggaaggagaaatccacctcactttacctcaatgacgttaacaattagaaacataaaaaactggcccttgtaaagggacaggcagagtgccagacgtgttgtgcaacccctaaagaaataagcgtaaatatcagaaatacaaaaatacacaactttattattctttaaatcaagccccatatgaatgtagaggggcaacacataacaagaattacgaaagaaagaattacgtaaacaggtactggtgagcaatacaaatagccaatatacaaatgttatgtgctaacgttatttaaatcaaGCAATTGCAGATAGAATtctgtctgtccggacgtgagaggtgcggcggagaaaaacggCAAATGCCCTAACGGAAAATGggtcgaatgcaaaaaaaaaaatcaaagaaatgcacaaggtgaaacacactggcaatgcaaaccagagAATTACGAAACGAATTcggtgtccagcaaacattactttatgaggccacaaagaggcaagccaaacatgacgcagaaggcaaactacagaattatcaagaaaaaaaaagtaagactcagaccagagaacacctcgtagccatgcgtaacacggcgccacgccgaagcacccctcaaggcgatcgctcccggaacagaacagaacgagcaaaataattagAGCCCcatatataaaaaatccagatggcgctagtgtcgcattcagtaggcctggaaggaggcgcctacgtcacgcggacgtcacaaGGGAGAGCGAGAGGGGGctttaaggggaacgagggaaggggaggagccggcgggcaTCTGAATGCCGAAGCGCATGTTGCAAAGTTACGGCTTTCCAAGTTGTGTGTCTCTAAGTTATGTCTTCCAAGTTATTACTGTTCAAAGCCGAGGTGTCCCTCAAACATTTATAAAGTGATACTTGATTTCTTATGTGATAGAGAATGTACATGTCAACAGGGACACGTAGTATATAATAAGACATTAACCAAAGGCTGTCCTCAAGGCTCAGTCCTTGGTCCACTTCTTTGGAATGTGCTATTTGATCCACTTCTTAGAGAAGAGTTACCAGAATATTGTGTCATATATGGATACGCTGATGATGGATTTTTATTAATCCCTGCTAATTCAAGATTCATGCTAGAAAAGAAGTCTGAAGAGGCTTTAGGTATTTTTCACCAATGGGCAACTGCTTCTAAACTAAAGATTGCTCCAGAAAAAATGGAAGGTATTTTACTCAAGGGTAAACTTAGTGTTAATATACCTCCCACAGTTCGCTACGAGGGACGTGTTGTAAGAATTAAAcaacttgttaaatatttgggAGTACAGATTGGGACTGGATTCCGATTCCACGAGCATATCAAGTACATAACGAAGAAATCTGCAATATTATTCCACCGATTACGATCTACTACACCTGTTAATTGGGGCTTAAACTATAAGACCCTAGATATTATTTATAAAGGAGTTTAtgtgagtattttaacatatgcaGCTGGTGCTTGGAGTCGCATTGCTTGTCAAGTTCATCCTCGAAGAACTTTATTATCCAGCCAACGAACTGTACTTATTGCTATAACTAAATCTTATAGAACAATTTCAACAGATGCACTCCTAGTTATAGCCGGACTCATACCCATTGACCTAGTTATATATGAACGTGGGCAAGTATCCCAGTTAAATAGGGATAGGAAGATCTCTGTGGCAGAGAAGAAGGAACTTCGGCGGAATGTTATATCAAGATGGCAGGAAACTTGGGACTCCTCAACAACAGGaagacatacatacaatattataccTGACATTAACGCAAGACTTAAATGTCGGTGGATCACACCGGACTATTATGTATCGCAATTTCTCAGTGGCCACGGAAATTTTAAAGCAAAACTCTATTCACTCGGATTAGTACAGTCACCTCTTTGTCAGATTTGTGAAGTAGAAGATACAGTActgcatgttttaaatcaatgtaagaagacagaagatatcagagaaaactatactcaagaattactgacactaggatatgactttcaagatcttcgaagtcttatccataataagaattcttttgaaatttggagaaacctagtaacagaaatggggaaacggttagaagaatttgaccggtggtatgcatctgtggaaacggacagcgatgaagattgactgtaagaaaattttagaataatttctctccagttgatttatgtgataaacattatgaagataaactctaaatatagatgaagaaaatttagttctggttatggaatataattaaggtttttgaagcaagaaggaaaatttgttcactttcatgatgtgataaatataatagtctaaaacccatttttaggtgaagaaaatatttattataatttttggtgatggcatatattcagaagattctgaagaaagaagaaaatttttgtttaatattatttattttgtttactttaacatttatttggatagaggaaattaatcttacatgaagatatataatatgcatataacattaactatggggacaagtcaatataatctctcactaaccccgataaaccttttgaaaataagttaatataaagattatatgatttgaagataaaactattactagattgataaatctcctattataccctaacagggattacatataggaacgaagcaatagaaatatgcctttattatttattggagaaatctgtTCAAAgccgtaactttttttaaattttatgtctgtGCAGGAACAACAGCACTGCCGGTGGGGCTCTGCCGTAACTTAGATAGGATTGTctacgttatgacagttctaagtcgtGTGTCTCTAAGTCACGTGTTTCCAAGTTATGACTGTTCAAAGCCATGATGTTTCTAAGTTCTGTGTCTGCGAGAGGTACTACAGCACTGCCGCCGGGGCTCTGCCGTAACTTAGATAGGATTGTctacgttatgacagttctaagttacatCTTCCAAGTTATTACTGTTCAAAGCcgtgacgtttctaagttgtgtgttcctAAGTTACGATCGTTATAACTTACGACAGTTATAAGTTAGACGATTCCAACTTTTTCTTCTGTATTTTCCTGATTTTCTTTCCCTGACCCAAGTCTATAATTCCCTACGTTTCCCTGACCTACCCGCGATCTGCAGGTTATGCACCGTAGTCACCTCAGGACGACGAAGTCCAAATCCAGGTACAAGCCTCCGAACTTCCACAGGGTGGCGAGCCTCAGGATGTCGCTGGAGTGCTCCACCGGGTACGAGGACTCATTCAGGGAACCCCTGAGGATCCACTCGCCCAAAGGGGTGTCGTTCAGGTAGCTGCTCAGCTCGACCTGAAGGCTCTTCACGTTCGGGTAGCTGAACACCTCCTTAGCCACCTGCTCGCCGTCGGAGCCCTCGTTAGAGGGGCAGGTGCTGAGGAAGTAGACGGTGGAGTTGGGGTTCGCCAGGGCCGCCGACTCGACGGCGCAGCCTTGGCGCGCGTTCATCGCCGCTCTTTTGATCCCTCGTCGGGGGTCGCCGACCGCGCACGAGGACTCGATGAAGAACAGGTTGTCCGCTCCTCGAGATGGGAGCTGGTGGTGGTCGCCCAGGTGGAACCCCTCGCCGTTCAGAGATGGTCCGGGCGCGGCGCTGACGTCCGGAGACGCGCTCTCGTTCGACGTCCCCGCCGCGTGGACGCCGGGGTCTCGTCCGGATgccgaggaggaggaggaggaggcggagGAGGCGGAGGAGGCGGAGGAGGCGAAGACCATCCTCAGGGGCGCGTCCGACGATGGCCCGAgccccagcagcagcagcagcaggaggcCTCCCGTCAGGACGGACAGCGCTATGCAGAGCCGGTGCTTCATGGCGTCGTCACTGGAACAGGAGGCACGAGCATCTTTTTACTTCGTGCTCGGTGTGAtgagggggtcgttaccacaacgcagaaataccataatgccgaatgtcaaaattgaccataacgccgaaataccataactccgaatgtcaaaattgaccgcaACACGGGCAGTTAGAAAACTgctttttgatttcggattaatgttttaaactttatttttttagaagagttaaaatggctaacacGCATGGTTTCAGAGTActttttatgcgaaaaaaaaccagtacagattcttgaggaaaacacttaaagagccttgcattacacctttatcttcatttctcggccatataatgttatggttaccgctcaaatttcacagttatcctgtgacgacgagaagactgagcgccagtttagaggagacaccgcgctagaagcaccagcgaacgtcgcgcttatcatcccgcctcgctagcacacatacacccctgacgaggcgggcccctcaatCCCAAGCAAAGTAATAGACCGTACTCATGCGCAGAGGCATTCgttccaatgtttttttttttccaagcagCACGGCCGTTGGGTGTCGTTCTGGTGTTGACTGCAGGAAGATAAAAGAGTCGCAAATCAATGCCGCGTTGACTGCACGAAGCCATGAAGATAAAAAGAGTCGCGACTAAACGCTATAACTAACGCTCATattctttggaaatcagcgaactAGGAGGTATTTATCGGCAACCTTTCGAAAGAAAATGTTGCCTACCTCGATTATTTTTGTcgttcgttactgggaatattcaccataaatgtttcagattaccTATTTTCCAATGTGTAACAACCAAAACACTTCGTTAAGGagctttattttttgtttcaaaacttaaaaactgcaTGGCCGAAAAGTGTGAGTgttaaaaatcataacttcagctccaataaaacaaaataactcgATAAACGAAAATGTGTCACAAATATGGCAGACcccgtgtagcaacataaacctgtacATAGtctctttcgtaaacattagtagactttccaaacgtattggtgtgccaaatgtaacttaATGGTtgtaaaactaccctggaatatatctgGAAACTTAAATAGCCATAATAAAAAAggaattacaagttttaaaatacttaagaaaacttGCATTACAAAATGATAGTATACTACACTGCTTTAATTAAAAGCACAGTAGTATAGTGCACGTTTGGCTACCTCAAGGAGTGTGGTTCAAATCTGGGCACTGTATTTTCCTTTTACTTTTTAAGtcacattataatataataatgttaaatcagctcaatataattaaggtttttataggaagtatttacagactgattttagtcatttaagcaaaaatatatatacaaacatatacttagtgttttaatgtgtgttttaaaatgttccaggtcAATATATCTCAGTAATGTCATAGAACATAACTTAagacgtgtgcggaaactttgtgttattaactgtttagtgaattttaacaagatgggcagtattataattcaaattccttgtcgaaaatcaggtccaaatccggggttttaTCGGTGCCGGTTCTATTAGTTTCAAATTTCCGGTTGTTTCGTGATGGTAAATGCTATCTGcttttgatggtggcaagcaacgtttacgattcatgcagcgtattctagcggcggttacaggaagtaagtgtgtgattcgcgtccataaatgttggtatttgaaaaagcgactattttattcCGCAGTTAATTTATCACgctcaacattattttaaagaattttatgttAAATGTCGTTTTTCCGAGTTTcttattgtaagtttatttgcaatacaTGAGGGGGGAAAAAACGAGACAAAATCGAAATATTTTACACACAAGTTCAACATAAagtctttcttaaaaaaaaaaaaaaagctacttagggaaaacgaatatttaaatataaaccaaaatgaattaatgcagttttttttggacatacgccattgcagtttcgcactgtttgtcatggaaaaattccgaaaatcaaaaagaaataaaaaaaattattacaataaaaaaaaattcacagaaaacaagactgaatcagctgaagTCGGACGAACGGAACCAACGACGAAACTATACAAGAATTAAGTTAATATATATAGTATTGTAAATCATGGTAGTCATTTTGTATAGCTCTACTTATAAAACATGAACACctaaatgattttaataattttttttttttttttttttaatcctctgGGCGAGAgtgggggcggggcggggcgatGGTCGAGGACATGCGTTGTGATTGGGCCGTTGCATTTTGTTCGTGATCCGAGGCAGCGCGGTGAGTTGCAGAGACGTGAAACACCATGACAAGAACCGCATGCATCTCGCGAGCCACTGTTTGCTAACCCCCCTGGTCTAGACGGCTGTTCCACACGATCAAATACGTATTGAATCAATTCACTAAATTCAAAAGCTCGTGTTAATACtcttcaaagtcaaagttcatatatatgtatatatatatacatacatacatacactatTCACGCAGGCCTACTTGAACTATTTtggcaaaaatgtttattttttatgtatacaagtatttttttagaagtattttaatttatgtttttatctaATACCTACTCTGGTgtgaaaactgttttaaaattgcTTCTTGGTAattgaaattcattaattattttcaaagttgCGATTTTCGTCTCTTTTTAGATACGGTAGAATAATATTTTACTTGTAATACAGTAACGTAAATCGACAACTTAGTTTTCaagaatttctttgtaaaaaattaagattttattattattttgtgactATGTACGCGCAGGAAATAAAAACAGGAATTGCAGTGTCTTATTCTGCAAACAAGGTGACGACAAAGGCTTAAATTCTTACCTTCCTGTCCAAGAAGTGAATAGATAAGATAAGCACCTTTCATTCCCGGAAAACTAACTACTATACTAAGTCCTTAGTTATTGCGTGATTATGTGATAGGTAAATATACAAGACAGGAACGAATCCTAAAATAGCAAATAAAAATCTGATCCAACAAACCTTTTCTTTTGCAATAATCAACAACACATACGAAAATCAAAACCTCTGAAATATGTGTGTTTAGTgtttgtattgtgtgttcattgtgccTCCATTGTGCGTCcattgtgtgttcttttcttttgatGAATGTGTGCTGTTTCGTTAACTGTGCGTAGTtgaatctgtagtagctctgaatatttactgctTCAAAATCTCTTGGTctcgataaaacatttttcagggattcttggttaTTTAgcaagcgtaaaacatgttccttTGGTCTAATtgtttgtaattgattttatcgatactttaggtctgacagttcggagactttgtcttgactgcttgaaatctatactaatattataaagctgaagagtttgtttgtttggttgtttgtttgaacgcgctaatctcaggaaccactggtccgatttgaaaaattctgtcagtgttggatagtacatttatcgaggaaggctataggctatattatattatcaataacattagggatccttactaaaagtccaatttagaatcaaatgcgttggagggggttagatacaacatgcagtacacgtacgaagtgtgtgttgacaatgccgcaggcgctagaagtttatttcctattgcctattaacatttttgccacgcactagatgccttattcttaattatttcatacaagtaaaaaacacccgtgtgatattaacaacgaagca comes from Bacillus rossius redtenbacheri isolate Brsri chromosome 18, Brsri_v3, whole genome shotgun sequence and encodes:
- the LOC134541061 gene encoding lactosylceramide 4-alpha-galactosyltransferase-like, whose amino-acid sequence is MKHRLCIALSVLTGGLLLLLLLGLGPSSDAPLRMVFASSASSASSASSSSSSASGRDPGVHAAGTSNESASPDVSAAPGPSLNGEGFHLGDHHQLPSRGADNLFFIESSCAVGDPRRGIKRAAMNARQGCAVESAALANPNSTVYFLSTCPSNEGSDGEQVAKEVFSYPNVKSLQVELSSYLNDTPLGEWILRGSLNESSYPVEHSSDILRLATLWKFGGLYLDLDFVVLRPLAGLGWDFAVAESDGLVSNCVLGLSARGVGREVAQSCLGELLARFDGRQWAYNGPYLVTRVLSRLCGGAPVSQMTAGKCRGFAVLRPQSFFPFYYPRWALLFDEGASDSTMELVLRNGTYAVHAWNKLSRARPVRAGSRQPYALLARRFCPRVYSSAGDTF